The genomic region CAATAATTAAACAAAAAAAATGGAATATGAACGAGATTACCCCATCCATATTCCTGAAAAAAAACACAAATGATAAACTATTTTGAAATCAATTGCTCTAATCTTTCTAATTTTTCATGTAAAGCAGCAATTTCAAACTGTTGCTTTTTAATGGATGCTTCCTGTTCAAAGCTGTGAAGATATAATTCTTCTATCTTTTCCAGTTGCTGGATGCTTAGCTGCGTTAAATCAAAATCAAACCCACCTTCAGATTTTTGTAATTCTTTAATGGATATCACACCTGGTAAATGATGATTCTTTTTTACAAAATCTCTTACCTCCTCCAGCTTACTAAACTTATACTCCGGATCAATATCAGAAATACCGGTAAAATACTTTTCAAAAACGTAATCCGGATATGTTGCTCCCGTAGTAACAATACTTCCGTTAACTTTCAGTTTCTGGGCTCCGGTAAAGGTTTGCTGTTCGCTATAGCCAATACTCAAAGTATTATTAATATTAAATCTTCCGTCAGTTGCAATTTCAGCTTTGGTAATTGAATTTGTATTAAATTTCAAAGGTGATGAATTACTTGTTCCCACCAGGAGTGAAGTGGCAGATCCCCCTCCGGAAACCTGTGCAGCCGCATTAGAATCTACATAAAGCTGTAAGCTACTAACTCCAGAACTTAAAACAATATTAGCTGTACCAGTAGCAGATTCATGTGTAATCGAAGCTCCACCACCGTTATTGGAAAAATCGGTATTTCCTGTACTTCCCTTAAAGGAAAGTCTATTTCCAGCCATTGTCACTACCCTATTACCTGTTAAAGTTCCATCACTATTATAAATATTTTTAACAGCAACCGGGGTACTGCTTATGCCATTAATAGTGGTCGTAAGAAAATTAGTGGCCGATACATCATTACTTACTGACTTCACAAGATTTACACTCGCACCAGTCACTCCATTTACCGTAGTGGTTAAAGTATTACTGTTTGCAGTAGAAGTATTACTCACTGAATTAACAGCCGGAGCAGAAGCCGAAACTCCATTTATAGTAGAAGTAATTGTATTGGCAGAACTTCCAAGAATATTGGTTGTGTTTGGCTGAAAAGCAATCCATTTTACGGCAGCTGCATCATAATAAAAATACCCGGCCTTTGTAACCTCAATTGTTTTTGTTGTAGTTGGTGAAGCTGCCTGGGTAACAAATACAATGGCTCCATTTTGGTTTGTTCCATATAATGCATCTTTTGATTTCAAACTATTTCCTGTAAGTCTTGGTGCAATAATACCGTCCGGAATAGAAGGCGCTGAACTTGAAACAATATCCAGCGTTGCCTGAGGAAAGCCTGTATTTATTCCTACTTGGGCTCTCGTTAAACTATTAATCAATAGAAAACCTGTAATAATAAAGTAATTTTTCATTTTTAGTGTTATATAAGGGGTTATTAAAAAGTATATGAAATTCCTTATATCGATGAAAATTTGTATCAGATTCAGTCTTACAATCATGTACAATTACAATATTCCTTTTGTATAAGTAAATTTCAGGGTACAAATTTCCAGCAAAAACCAATGATAAGCATTGCAAGAATTAAATCTATTAATGCAAAAATTGAATGTTATTATTTCAGTTAAATCCCCTAAATGATAAAAACATTAAAAATTATTTCAAAAAAATTAAATCTGATTTTCAAACACATTCTGTAATATAATCACTCATTTTCATTATTTTTGCTGCTTAACATATAATTTATAATCATATAAAATGTCAAGAATTCTTACCGGCATTCAAGCCACCGGAACACCCCATCTTGGAAATCTCCTTGGGGCTATCATTCCTGCAATTGAACTTTCCAAGCAGGAAGGAAATGAATCATTTTTATTTATTGCCAATCTTCATTCTCTTACCCAGATTAAAGATGCGCAAGTTTTAAGACAGAATACCTACGAGATTGCTGCGGCTTGGCTTGCTTGTGGGCTGGATACGGAAAAAACATATTTTTACAGACAAAGTGACATCCCTGAAACCTGTGAACTTTCTTGGCATTTATCATGTTTTTTTCCTTACCAGAGATTAACGCTTGCCCATTCCTTTAAGGACAAGGCGGACAGACTTCAGGACGTTAATGCCGGCCTGTTCACCTACCCTATTCTGATGGCTGCAGATATTCTACTGTATGATGCAGAGATTGTTCCTGTAGGAAAAGACCAGCTTCAGCATCTGGAAATAGCACGTGATGTGGCATCAAGATTCAACAGCCAGATGGGAGAAGTTTTTGTACTGCCTCAGTCTGAACTTCAGGAAAACACGAAATATGTTCCGGGAACAGACGGCCAGAAAATGTCTAAATCCAGAGGAAACATCATCAATATCTTCCTTCCTGAAAAGGAACTGAAAAAACAGGTAATGAGCATAGAAACTGATTCCAGATCTCTGGAAGAACCGAAAGACCCTGAAACAGATAAAGTTTTTGCCATCTATGAACTGATTGCCACTCCCGAGCAGACGGAAGAGCTAAGAGCTAAATATCTTGCCGGTAACTTTGGCTACGGCCATGCAAAGGCAGAGCTTTTAAACCTGATCTTAACGCGTTTCGAAAAAGAAAGAGAAATGTTTGCCTATTATATGAACAATCTGGACGAACTGGAGGCCAAACTTCAGGAAGGCGCTGCAAAAACAAGAGTTGTTGCAACAGAAACCATTAAAAAAGTAAGAGCAAGCTTAGGAATTTAAATACCAGATAACATTGCATTATTTTTAGAAAGAATAAAACAATGCATTTCATCTCTGAACTTATAGACAATATCCCAACCGGGATATTGTTTTTTTTATAGTCCTTATGAGACTGCTCCAAACTGATAGAGCTATGGTCCAGGTTCTGCTTGAAAAAGCTATATGTTTTTATAAATATTCTTTGATCTGCAAGAGATGTGTAATTGCCTTTAAACCATCTTCCTGTCTGTTTTCTTTATAAACATCAAAAAAGATCACATCTATTCCATAGTTTTGGGAGCCTGTAACATCCGCAATCCAGTCGTCACCTATCAGGATGCTTTCTTCTTTTCCTGCCTCTGCACGTCCCAGAGAATATTCAAAGATTTTTGGATTGGGCTTTCTTACCCCTACGGAATCTGCACTGGTAATGGTGTTAAAGTATTTATCTATACCTGAAAGTATACATTTTCTCTCTGTCACCTCTTGAAATCCGTTGGAAATAACATGTAATGTATAATGTTTAGATCTGAGATATTCCAGAATATATGCAGCTCCTTCTACCAGTTCATTGTGGTTGAGTATCTTATCCAGGAAATGTTCTTCAAAATATTGTGAAAGTTCTTCATCGTCCACCCCGAAATGTTTGAAAGTATCATAGAAACGATGCTTCCTCAGATATTCTTTACCGATAATACCGTCCCGGATTTTTTCCCAAAGGCTTTCGTTAATTTCATGATAGACAGAATGAAATTCTTCAAAATCTATATTATAATGTAAAGCGATTTCCTGCTTTTCAAAAAGGTCTTTAATGGTAAGGTAAGCATTCTTACGGTGATCCCAGAGCGTATTGTCCAGGTCAAAAAAAATGTGCTGAATTTTCATACAGCACAAAATTACTCAATTTAATTTTTGGAAATCGGAAAACTCTTGCTCTTGGTTTTTACCAGTTCAAGACTTTTTGAATAATTCAGTAAAAAATCAATTGTTTGTTTCTTAGGTTTCAAAGTTTTCACTTTTAAGGAATCATTTTTTTTCATAGGCGAAAAGTATGTTTTCCTTTAAACGTGAATTTTTTAAAAATATTATCCTATCTGGTCAATACAATGTTATTTTCATCCATGATTTTTCTCAGGTTGATTAATGCATAGCGCACCCTGCCCAATGTGGTATTGATACTCATGTTGGTATGATCCGCAATTTCTTTGAAGCTTAAACCATCAAAAAATCTTAATTTAATGACTTCCTGCTGATTCTGTGGCAGAAACTGAAGCATTCTCAGCAAATCCTCCTGAATCTGCATGGTTACAAGGTGATCTTCAATATTTTCCGAAGGCTCTCTGATCAGGTCAAAAATAGAATACTCGTCTGTTTCAAAAGTGGTTTCCGAAACTTTTACGTTTTTCGCTTTCAGTCTGAAATGATCAATAATAAGGTTGTGTGCGATTCTCTTCGCCCAAAGAATGAATTTACCTTCTTCGTTATACCGCCCTTCTTTCAGCATCAGAATGATCTTCATGAATGTATCCTGAAAAACATCATTGGCCAGGTCTTCATCATTAATTTTGTAAAAAATGAATGTAAACAGTTCTCTCTGATGACGATGAATAAGGGCTGATAGGGCTTCTTCGTCTCCTTTCTGGTAAAGGGAAATTAGTAGGCTGTCCGTTTTTGATTTCATAACTCTTCTCAATAATAAAAAATTTGCAGACCAGCAATTCTCCAGATATTCTATCTGGCCCTAGCTGTAAATACAAAACAGTTTTTTAGAGTAAAGTAAAATCAATAGGCAGTACAATTATTATATGGTGTAAATATAATAATTTTTTAATAACTGTTAACCTATTATTAAATTTTTACGGGAAAATTTAATAAAAATCATTTAAACATATCATGAATAAAGACGGTAGGGATATTTAATGTTAAATTAACATTTAATCCTTTCATCTCTTTTCCGTTCAAACGGGCATCTCCGATTGGAAAAGCATAGCCTCCCGTAAGGTCTAAAAGCCCGAAAAGGGTAACTCCTATCTTCGGTGCAATGTATTTATTGGTTCCTTCCGCCCCCATCAAAAAATAATAGGAATGGTAGAAATCTACATTTTTCTCAAAATTAAGAAGTACCTCTGCCTGCAGTTTCGGCATAACGGCAAATTTGGAATTTGCAGATCCCATGAGTGCAGATGCGCCCAGACGGTAAATTACATCATCATTTTTCAGAAAAAGCAGCTTGCCTCCCAATTCCCCAAAACTCTGGTTCTGGTAGGTATACCCTACAGTAACCATTTTGTGCATCGTATACTGCGCCTTTGTCATTGTGCTCAGGAAAAACATACAGAGTACCACAACTGCTGATCTAAAATTCATCATCTCTAATTATTTAAAGTGTAAAATTAAAAAAAACTGCCTTATCCGAAGATAAAGCAGCCTATTTATTATTCTGAAGAGAAATTAGATCCCGAAAGCGGCTTTAATTTCATCTACTTTGTCAAGTTTTTCCCATGTAAAGAACTCTAGTCCTGTAAGGGTAATTTCATTTTTCTGACCTTTATTGAATGTTTTGTCAGCTACATAATGCTCTTTCCCCATATGTCCGTAAGAAGCTGTTTCCTGGTAAATAGGATTTCTCAATTTCAGGTTCTGCTCAATAGCGTAAGGTCTTAAATCGAAGATAGTGGAAACTTTTTTAGCAATTTCACCATCATGAAGATCTACTTT from Chryseobacterium shigense harbors:
- the trpS gene encoding tryptophan--tRNA ligase, producing the protein MSRILTGIQATGTPHLGNLLGAIIPAIELSKQEGNESFLFIANLHSLTQIKDAQVLRQNTYEIAAAWLACGLDTEKTYFYRQSDIPETCELSWHLSCFFPYQRLTLAHSFKDKADRLQDVNAGLFTYPILMAADILLYDAEIVPVGKDQLQHLEIARDVASRFNSQMGEVFVLPQSELQENTKYVPGTDGQKMSKSRGNIINIFLPEKELKKQVMSIETDSRSLEEPKDPETDKVFAIYELIATPEQTEELRAKYLAGNFGYGHAKAELLNLILTRFEKEREMFAYYMNNLDELEAKLQEGAAKTRVVATETIKKVRASLGI
- a CDS encoding YjjG family noncanonical pyrimidine nucleotidase, yielding MKIQHIFFDLDNTLWDHRKNAYLTIKDLFEKQEIALHYNIDFEEFHSVYHEINESLWEKIRDGIIGKEYLRKHRFYDTFKHFGVDDEELSQYFEEHFLDKILNHNELVEGAAYILEYLRSKHYTLHVISNGFQEVTERKCILSGIDKYFNTITSADSVGVRKPNPKIFEYSLGRAEAGKEESILIGDDWIADVTGSQNYGIDVIFFDVYKENRQEDGLKAITHLLQIKEYL
- a CDS encoding RNA polymerase sigma factor; the protein is MKSKTDSLLISLYQKGDEEALSALIHRHQRELFTFIFYKINDEDLANDVFQDTFMKIILMLKEGRYNEEGKFILWAKRIAHNLIIDHFRLKAKNVKVSETTFETDEYSIFDLIREPSENIEDHLVTMQIQEDLLRMLQFLPQNQQEVIKLRFFDGLSFKEIADHTNMSINTTLGRVRYALINLRKIMDENNIVLTR